In the Candidatus Micrarchaeia archaeon genome, one interval contains:
- a CDS encoding diphthine--ammonia ligase yields the protein MRRAACLFSGGKDSVFSAFTAMSQGFEPLLLTVRGDEHSMMFHHPNVQWTELQARAMGLEHEFVDAGKDELLSLENAIRNSKAEAIFSGAIASDYQRQRIEQIGENLGIPTYSPLWHKEEALMGEMLSYFEIYTVSVSAEGLGPELLGKPFSEIAKKERKIHPFLEGGEGETFVAHAPFFSKRIIIDEWEKKWDGVRGVAIIRRAHLE from the coding sequence ATGAGGAGAGCGGCCTGCCTTTTCTCTGGGGGAAAAGACAGCGTATTTTCTGCTTTCACCGCGATGTCCCAGGGCTTCGAGCCTCTTTTGCTCACCGTGCGCGGAGATGAGCACAGCATGATGTTCCACCATCCCAACGTGCAATGGACCGAATTGCAGGCGCGCGCGATGGGCCTTGAGCACGAATTCGTGGATGCGGGAAAAGATGAACTGCTTTCCCTGGAAAACGCGATAAGAAATTCAAAAGCCGAGGCGATATTCTCAGGAGCAATAGCGAGCGATTACCAGAGGCAGCGCATAGAGCAAATCGGCGAGAACTTAGGAATACCGACTTATTCTCCCTTATGGCACAAGGAGGAGGCGCTCATGGGGGAAATGCTCTCCTATTTCGAGATTTACACTGTTTCGGTTTCCGCGGAAGGGCTCGGCCCGGAACTGCTCGGGAAGCCGTTTTCAGAGATTGCGAAAAAAGAGAGGAAAATACACCCGTTCCTGGAAGGCGGGGAAGGGGAAACGTTCGTTGCGCATGCGCCCTTCTTCTCCAAAAGGATAATAATAGATGAATGGGAGAAGAAATGGGACGGAGTGCGAGGAGTGGCGATAATAAGGAGAGCGCATCTGGAATGA
- a CDS encoding DNA-directed RNA polymerase subunit B'', whose amino-acid sequence MVKGLLDVYLRDNTLVKQQLDSFNKFLEIGLQEVVNRTAQIKTNVEGFELRLGKVRVEPPRFYEVKGGYKQIFPMEARLRNFTYASPVFLEIVPIFNGVERPVYSDVFIGEIPIMVKSKLCYLSSMSKDELILNGEDPNDPGGYFIINGSERALVSIEDLVPNRLMVTHESGNIVAKIFSTKQGFRARCVVKRNGDGVLTVEFPSTPPNLPLVQVLRVLGVERNSDILEHFSENQLAKNDVLLNMELEESKNREEAVEMLSKRLSPGQPQEYRITRLETLIDQYLFPHIGNAKEDRKRKAEYIMYMVDRAVKVAYRKIPQDDKDHYANKRVKLAGDLMQELFNYALQFLVKDIVYQASRANARGRRLQVHTLVRQDAMADRIRYAMATGNWIAGQTGVSQLLDRTSYTATLSHLRRLVSPLSKKHPHFKARDLHGTHWGKICPNETPEGPSCSLVKNLSIMAEVSTGTDEAEIGAVLKSFGVKER is encoded by the coding sequence ATGGTAAAAGGGCTGTTGGACGTTTATCTAAGGGACAATACTCTGGTGAAGCAGCAGCTGGACTCGTTCAACAAATTCCTCGAGATAGGGCTCCAGGAAGTGGTGAACAGGACCGCGCAAATCAAAACCAATGTGGAAGGATTCGAGCTCAGGCTCGGAAAGGTGCGCGTGGAGCCCCCCCGTTTCTACGAAGTTAAAGGAGGATACAAGCAGATTTTCCCCATGGAGGCGAGACTGAGGAATTTCACCTACGCTTCCCCTGTTTTCCTCGAGATAGTGCCAATATTCAACGGCGTGGAAAGGCCGGTTTACTCCGATGTTTTCATAGGGGAAATCCCAATCATGGTCAAATCCAAATTGTGCTACCTTTCCTCGATGTCCAAGGACGAACTCATACTCAACGGCGAGGACCCGAACGACCCAGGAGGGTACTTCATAATAAACGGTTCGGAGCGCGCGCTCGTTTCCATAGAGGATTTGGTCCCGAACAGGCTGATGGTGACGCACGAGTCCGGGAACATAGTGGCTAAAATATTCTCGACCAAGCAGGGCTTCAGGGCAAGATGCGTGGTGAAAAGGAACGGGGACGGAGTGCTCACCGTGGAGTTCCCGAGCACCCCGCCGAACCTGCCCCTCGTGCAGGTGCTCCGCGTGCTGGGCGTGGAAAGGAACTCGGACATACTCGAGCATTTCTCGGAGAATCAGCTCGCGAAGAACGACGTGCTCCTGAACATGGAGCTGGAGGAGAGCAAGAACCGCGAGGAGGCCGTGGAGATGCTCAGCAAAAGGTTGTCCCCGGGCCAGCCCCAGGAATACAGGATCACGAGGCTCGAAACGCTCATAGACCAGTATCTGTTCCCGCACATAGGGAACGCTAAGGAGGATAGGAAGAGGAAAGCCGAGTACATCATGTACATGGTGGACCGGGCTGTGAAAGTCGCGTACAGGAAAATCCCGCAGGATGACAAGGACCACTACGCGAACAAGCGCGTGAAGCTCGCCGGGGACCTGATGCAGGAGCTCTTCAATTACGCATTGCAGTTTTTAGTGAAGGACATAGTTTACCAGGCCAGCAGGGCCAATGCGCGTGGAAGGAGGCTGCAGGTGCACACCTTGGTGAGGCAGGACGCGATGGCAGACAGGATACGGTACGCGATGGCTACAGGCAACTGGATTGCAGGGCAGACCGGGGTGAGCCAGCTCTTGGACCGCACCAGCTACACGGCTACGCTTTCCCACCTGAGGCGCCTGGTCTCGCCGCTCAGCAAGAAGCACCCGCACTTCAAGGCAAGGGACCTGCACGGCACCCACTGGGGCAAGATATGCCCGAACGAGACTCCGGAAGGCCCGAGCTGCTCGCTGGTGAAGAACCTCTCCATAATGGCTGAGGTTTCCACAGGCACCGACGAGGCGGAGATAGGCGCGGTGCTCAAGAGCTTCGGAGTCAAGGAAAGGTGA
- a CDS encoding DNA-directed RNA polymerase subunit A', which yields MAPQEVKKIIEKIKFSMFSPEMVRKMSAAKITVPDTYDDDGYPIDGGLVDIRLGVVDPGLRCKTCGGRAKECPGHMGHIELVRPVVHVEFGKHIYAMLKAICPSCKKLNADKPLHALVEKEPDEEVPVIPSVKEAILGEIKGAPEAAIAPVAIPKEKPKEKKEKRGQRKKCQHCGAELPEFKYLKPTTFYRDREELLPTEIRDILSNITDEDTRKLGFDPVYSRPEWMVLSALPVPPVNVRPSITLETGERSEDDLTHKLVDIIRINQKLEANINAGAPQLIIEDLWELLQYHVTTFFDNETANIPPARHRSGRPLKTLAQRLKGKEGRFRYNLSGKRVNFSARTVISPDPMLSIGEVGIPKETAEELTIPVSVTEWNVEHCKKLILSDSYPHAVYVIRQDQKRVKVTELTKKEIAENLKVGSIVERQLIDGDIALFNRQPSLHRISMMAHEVRVLPGKTFRLNPTDTPPYNADFDGDEMNLHVPQSMEAQAEARILMKVEDQILSPRHGHAIIKPQEDYVSGLYFLTHPSSFFTRKEASKILYIVGITELPKPDKGELYSGRLIFSQLLPPELNIKIQSKLGEEIVIKNGKLMKGTIESKAIENDLLEQIFIQYGSAHIRKFLDDVTKVALEVITAHGLSVSLKSYSLPPKTADKVKDLEEKMNREVENLILQYKNKTLARAPGMSLKDTLENTIMGVTSKAREDIGKLVEEGLGSENPSIIMAKIGARGSLLNAIQMSASVAQQAIRGKRPNRGYRKRNLIFNFPGILSARERGFVFSSFRKGLSPDEFYLHSMGGRESLVNTAIRTARSGYMQRRLINAFQDLVVYPDKTVRDASGVIVQFLYGGDGKDAMLASKAEVSDAAKQDDVDTA from the coding sequence ATGGCCCCTCAGGAAGTCAAGAAGATAATAGAGAAGATAAAATTCTCGATGTTCTCGCCGGAGATGGTGCGCAAGATGAGCGCAGCCAAAATCACCGTGCCCGACACCTATGACGACGACGGCTACCCGATTGACGGGGGCCTGGTGGACATAAGGCTGGGTGTGGTGGACCCCGGATTGAGGTGCAAGACCTGCGGCGGAAGGGCGAAGGAATGCCCGGGGCACATGGGGCACATAGAGCTCGTGAGGCCCGTAGTTCACGTGGAGTTCGGGAAGCACATCTACGCGATGCTCAAGGCAATATGCCCGTCGTGCAAGAAGCTCAACGCTGACAAGCCCCTGCACGCGCTCGTGGAAAAGGAGCCGGACGAAGAGGTTCCTGTTATTCCTTCGGTGAAGGAAGCGATATTGGGCGAAATTAAGGGCGCGCCCGAAGCGGCAATTGCGCCCGTTGCAATCCCGAAGGAAAAGCCCAAGGAAAAGAAGGAGAAGAGGGGGCAGAGGAAGAAGTGCCAGCACTGCGGCGCCGAGCTTCCGGAATTCAAGTACCTGAAGCCCACCACTTTCTACCGGGACAGGGAGGAGCTCCTTCCGACCGAGATAAGGGATATACTTTCGAACATAACCGACGAGGACACGCGCAAGCTCGGCTTCGACCCGGTCTACTCAAGGCCGGAATGGATGGTGCTTTCAGCGCTTCCAGTGCCGCCGGTCAACGTGCGGCCGAGCATCACCCTGGAAACCGGGGAAAGGAGCGAAGATGATTTGACGCACAAGCTCGTGGACATAATCAGGATAAACCAGAAGCTCGAGGCGAACATAAACGCAGGCGCGCCCCAGCTCATAATAGAGGACCTGTGGGAGCTGCTCCAGTACCACGTCACTACTTTCTTCGACAATGAAACTGCGAACATACCGCCTGCGAGGCACAGGAGCGGGCGCCCGCTCAAGACGCTCGCGCAGAGGCTCAAGGGCAAGGAGGGGCGTTTCAGGTACAATTTGAGCGGCAAGAGGGTGAATTTCTCGGCGCGAACCGTGATTTCGCCGGACCCCATGCTTTCCATAGGCGAAGTCGGGATTCCCAAGGAAACTGCCGAGGAACTCACCATACCGGTTTCGGTGACCGAGTGGAACGTGGAGCACTGCAAGAAGCTCATACTCTCGGATTCCTACCCGCACGCTGTTTACGTGATACGGCAGGACCAGAAGAGAGTCAAGGTCACGGAACTCACCAAGAAGGAAATAGCAGAAAATCTGAAGGTGGGTTCGATAGTTGAAAGGCAGCTCATAGACGGCGACATCGCGCTGTTCAACAGGCAGCCCAGCCTCCATCGCATAAGCATGATGGCGCACGAGGTCAGGGTGCTCCCTGGAAAGACATTCAGGCTCAACCCCACGGACACTCCGCCGTACAACGCGGACTTCGACGGGGACGAAATGAACCTCCACGTGCCGCAGAGCATGGAGGCCCAGGCAGAGGCGAGAATCCTCATGAAGGTGGAGGACCAGATACTTTCGCCGAGGCACGGCCACGCGATAATAAAGCCGCAGGAAGACTACGTTTCCGGGCTCTATTTCCTCACCCACCCGAGCTCCTTTTTCACCCGAAAGGAAGCGTCGAAAATCCTCTACATAGTGGGGATTACCGAGCTCCCGAAGCCTGACAAAGGCGAGCTTTACTCCGGCAGGTTGATATTCTCGCAGCTCCTGCCCCCGGAGCTCAACATAAAAATCCAGTCCAAGCTCGGGGAGGAAATCGTGATAAAGAACGGGAAGCTCATGAAGGGAACTATAGAGAGCAAGGCGATAGAGAACGACCTTCTCGAGCAGATTTTCATCCAGTACGGCTCGGCCCACATAAGGAAGTTCCTCGACGACGTGACCAAAGTGGCCCTCGAAGTTATAACCGCGCACGGCCTGAGCGTGTCGCTCAAGAGCTACTCGCTCCCGCCCAAGACCGCGGACAAAGTCAAGGACCTGGAGGAGAAGATGAACCGCGAGGTCGAGAACCTCATCCTGCAGTACAAGAACAAGACACTCGCTCGCGCCCCGGGCATGAGCCTGAAGGACACGCTGGAGAACACGATAATGGGCGTGACCTCCAAGGCAAGGGAGGACATCGGGAAGCTCGTTGAGGAAGGATTGGGCTCTGAAAATCCATCCATCATCATGGCCAAGATAGGCGCGAGAGGAAGCCTGCTCAACGCCATCCAGATGAGCGCTTCAGTCGCGCAGCAGGCCATCCGCGGCAAGAGGCCGAACAGGGGCTACCGCAAGAGGAACCTCATATTCAACTTCCCGGGCATACTTTCAGCGAGGGAGCGCGGGTTCGTTTTCAGTTCGTTCAGGAAGGGCCTCTCGCCCGATGAGTTTTACCTGCACTCCATGGGCGGCCGCGAGTCCCTGGTCAACACGGCCATCAGGACCGCGAGGAGCGGCTACATGCAGAGAAGGCTCATTAACGCCTTCCAGGATTTGGTGGTATACCCGGACAAGACCGTGCGCGACGCCAGCGGCGTGATAGTGCAGTTCCTGTACGGAGGGGACGGGAAGGACGCGATGCTCGCGAGCAAGGCGGAAGTTAGCGACGCCGCGAAGCAGGACGACGTGGACACGGCATGA
- the rpoB gene encoding DNA-directed RNA polymerase subunit B yields the protein MAKIRKPAKVYVNGKFAGEYDKPEDLVKRLREKRRTNELNYQTNVYFNRRTREVFINTDSGRVRKPYIVVEAGKSRLTQEILEKAKKGLLTWQHLIKMGVVEYLDAEEEENTYVALNESEITEKHTHLELDPATIFGITTSMLPYVEHNSSPRITMACAMAKQSLGLYASNYLNRYDTKAYAMYIPQQPLVQTSAYRVLGMKNTPAGQNFVVALTSYKGYNMADSLVVNRSSIDRGLGRVVMLKTYETEERQYPGGQKDKIEVPDPSVAGYRGEEAYAKLGEDGVVTPETEVDDRDVLVGKTSPPRFLEELSVFGAVEEKKRESSLALKAREHGKVDSVLVTEGPSGNRLVKVRVRSVKVPELGDKFASRHGQKGVVGLLVPQEDMPFTKDGIIPDLIVNPHAIPSRMTAGHLLETLGGKASALSGALMDGTSFSGNTEEDYVKILKERGFDESGDEILYDGITGEEIKSRIFIGVVYYQRLHHLVSNKMHMRSRGPIQLLTHQPTEGRAREGGLRFGEMERDCLIGYGASMLIKERLLDESDKTVQLVCTECGGIANHDFIKHKDICPVCGSESVEPIEISYAFKLLLDEIKSLYIFPRLVLKDKA from the coding sequence ATGGCAAAAATCAGGAAACCCGCAAAGGTTTACGTTAATGGAAAATTCGCAGGCGAATACGACAAGCCCGAGGACCTCGTGAAGCGCCTCAGGGAGAAGAGGAGGACCAACGAGCTCAACTACCAAACCAATGTTTATTTCAACAGGCGCACCAGGGAAGTTTTCATAAACACTGACAGCGGAAGGGTGCGCAAGCCCTACATCGTGGTGGAGGCAGGAAAATCCCGCCTCACCCAGGAGATACTGGAGAAGGCGAAAAAAGGCCTGCTCACCTGGCAGCACCTGATAAAAATGGGCGTTGTCGAATATCTGGACGCAGAGGAGGAGGAGAACACCTATGTGGCGCTCAACGAGAGTGAAATAACGGAGAAGCACACCCACCTCGAGCTGGACCCCGCGACCATTTTCGGCATAACCACGAGCATGCTCCCTTACGTGGAGCACAACTCATCGCCGAGAATCACCATGGCCTGCGCGATGGCGAAGCAGAGCCTCGGGCTCTACGCCTCCAACTACCTGAACAGGTACGACACCAAGGCGTACGCGATGTACATACCGCAGCAGCCGCTCGTGCAGACTTCCGCGTACAGGGTGCTCGGGATGAAGAACACCCCTGCAGGGCAGAACTTCGTGGTCGCGCTTACTTCCTACAAGGGCTACAACATGGCGGACTCGCTAGTGGTGAACCGCTCTTCAATAGACCGCGGGCTCGGGCGCGTAGTGATGCTCAAAACTTACGAAACAGAGGAGAGGCAGTATCCGGGAGGTCAGAAGGACAAGATTGAGGTTCCTGACCCGAGCGTTGCCGGATACAGGGGCGAAGAGGCTTACGCGAAACTTGGGGAAGACGGAGTAGTGACTCCGGAAACCGAAGTGGACGACAGGGACGTGCTTGTGGGGAAAACATCCCCTCCGAGGTTCCTCGAGGAGCTCTCGGTGTTCGGCGCAGTGGAAGAGAAGAAGAGGGAAAGCTCGCTCGCTTTGAAAGCAAGGGAGCACGGGAAAGTGGACAGCGTCCTGGTTACAGAAGGCCCGAGCGGCAACAGGCTCGTGAAGGTGCGCGTGCGCTCGGTGAAAGTCCCGGAGCTCGGGGACAAGTTCGCCTCGAGGCACGGGCAGAAGGGGGTGGTGGGGCTCCTGGTCCCGCAGGAGGACATGCCGTTCACGAAGGACGGGATAATACCGGACCTCATAGTGAACCCGCACGCCATACCGTCGAGGATGACTGCGGGCCACTTGCTCGAAACCCTGGGCGGGAAGGCCTCGGCGCTGAGCGGAGCGCTGATGGACGGGACCTCGTTCAGCGGGAACACCGAAGAGGATTACGTGAAGATTCTGAAGGAGCGGGGCTTCGACGAGTCCGGGGACGAGATTCTGTACGACGGCATCACCGGAGAGGAAATAAAATCCAGGATATTCATAGGCGTGGTTTATTACCAGAGGCTCCACCACCTGGTTTCGAACAAGATGCACATGAGGAGCCGAGGCCCCATCCAATTGCTCACCCACCAGCCCACTGAAGGAAGGGCAAGGGAGGGAGGCTTGAGGTTCGGGGAAATGGAAAGGGACTGCCTCATCGGCTACGGCGCCAGCATGCTCATAAAGGAGAGGCTCCTGGACGAGAGCGACAAGACAGTGCAGCTGGTGTGCACCGAGTGCGGCGGCATAGCCAATCACGATTTCATAAAGCACAAGGACATATGCCCGGTGTGCGGGAGCGAGAGCGTGGAGCCTATCGAAATCAGCTACGCGTTCAAGCTGCTGCTGGACGAGATAAAGTCTCTCTACATATTCCCGCGGCTCGTGCTCAAGGACAAGGCATAA
- a CDS encoding M24 family metallopeptidase, producing the protein MKMENLVLYRGSEFNANFFYHTGLDIDHSFYVKLGGKETLVVPKLNERAAKLAFKGKVIMYKKPSEDVLKLVLGKKLALDYSTLSVRIYERLNWGAKIEDASEALLAVRAVKKKSELADMKKAANLTRKLFSELDSTLEKFKTEMDVRNWLYSRTYEMGLEPAFEPIVGSGVNSAFPHYHPSASKIRNFALVDYGVRYKHYCADLTRVLFVKREPKIALAYEKVEGIFHEILDNFPEFENGDDVAVFAEKMFEKHHLPKSIHSIGHGVGLDVHEFPRLNRKYTDGLKGAVMAIEPGAYFKNFGVRFEEIIYFDGKKARVL; encoded by the coding sequence ATGAAGATGGAAAACCTGGTGCTTTACCGCGGTTCGGAGTTCAACGCGAATTTCTTCTACCACACCGGCCTGGACATAGACCATTCGTTTTACGTGAAGCTCGGGGGAAAAGAGACGCTCGTGGTGCCCAAGCTCAACGAGCGCGCCGCGAAGCTCGCATTCAAGGGGAAAGTAATCATGTACAAAAAACCCTCGGAGGACGTTTTGAAACTGGTGCTGGGGAAGAAGCTCGCCCTAGACTATTCCACATTATCCGTGCGCATATACGAAAGGCTGAACTGGGGCGCAAAGATAGAGGATGCTTCGGAAGCCCTGCTCGCGGTGCGTGCAGTGAAGAAAAAATCCGAGCTTGCGGACATGAAAAAAGCCGCGAATTTGACCAGGAAATTATTTTCAGAGCTGGACTCAACCCTGGAAAAATTCAAGACAGAGATGGACGTGCGCAACTGGCTCTATTCCAGGACTTATGAAATGGGACTGGAGCCTGCGTTCGAGCCCATAGTCGGCTCAGGAGTCAACAGCGCGTTCCCGCACTACCATCCCTCAGCCTCTAAAATAAGGAATTTTGCACTAGTGGATTACGGCGTGCGCTACAAACACTATTGTGCGGATTTGACCAGGGTGCTTTTTGTAAAAAGGGAGCCAAAGATAGCCCTGGCTTATGAAAAAGTGGAGGGCATATTCCATGAAATACTGGATAATTTCCCTGAATTTGAAAACGGGGACGATGTTGCTGTTTTCGCCGAGAAAATGTTCGAGAAGCACCATCTTCCGAAATCCATACACTCGATAGGGCACGGAGTCGGGCTGGACGTGCACGAATTCCCGCGGCTGAATAGAAAATATACGGACGGACTCAAAGGCGCAGTTATGGCGATAGAGCCTGGCGCCTATTTCAAGAATTTCGGAGTTCGGTTCGAGGAAATCATCTATTTTGATGGAAAGAAAGCAAGAGTGCTCTAG
- a CDS encoding DNA-directed RNA polymerase subunit H, whose product MAKKKQKSDVELDIFGHFLVPKMELISETEKKNLLKKYGIGESSLPKMKGNDPAAKKLNAKPGDVVRIEREDPTAKYNYYRLVV is encoded by the coding sequence TTGGCCAAGAAAAAGCAAAAATCAGATGTTGAATTGGACATTTTCGGGCATTTCCTTGTTCCGAAGATGGAGCTAATTTCTGAGACAGAGAAGAAGAACCTCCTCAAGAAATACGGCATAGGCGAAAGCAGCCTTCCGAAGATGAAGGGCAACGACCCGGCCGCGAAGAAGCTGAACGCGAAACCCGGAGACGTGGTCAGGATAGAGCGGGAGGACCCAACAGCCAAGTACAATTATTACAGGCTGGTGGTTTGA
- the guaA gene encoding glutamine-hydrolyzing GMP synthase: MILIIDNGSQYTHLIKRNCRDMDQESVIMNNRNGKLEDAESAKPDKIILSGGPSSVYAPEERDCLSMKIVNAVWERKIDVPLLGVCWGHQMIGHVLGGKVAKGASAEYGFAKISVDDEDLILRGMPREFNAWVSHFDEVKEAPAGFRVLAHSDTCKVEAMRHETRNIYSVQFHPEVWHTQNGERILENFLKI; encoded by the coding sequence ATGATTCTCATAATAGACAACGGCTCCCAGTACACACACCTGATAAAGAGGAACTGCAGGGACATGGACCAGGAAAGCGTGATAATGAACAACAGGAACGGTAAATTAGAGGACGCTGAATCCGCGAAGCCGGACAAAATAATTCTGAGCGGAGGGCCGAGCTCGGTTTACGCTCCTGAGGAAAGGGACTGCCTGAGCATGAAAATCGTGAATGCGGTCTGGGAACGGAAAATTGACGTGCCTTTGCTCGGGGTATGCTGGGGCCACCAGATGATTGGCCACGTGCTCGGGGGAAAGGTCGCGAAAGGCGCGAGCGCAGAGTACGGATTCGCCAAAATCAGCGTGGACGACGAGGATTTGATTCTGCGCGGCATGCCCAGGGAGTTCAACGCGTGGGTGAGCCATTTCGACGAGGTGAAGGAAGCTCCCGCAGGATTCAGGGTCCTCGCGCACTCGGACACGTGCAAAGTCGAGGCGATGAGGCACGAAACCAGGAACATCTATTCGGTCCAGTTTCACCCGGAAGTGTGGCACACGCAGAATGGAGAGAGGATATTGGAGAATTTCCTGAAAATCTAG
- a CDS encoding NHL repeat-containing protein gives KLRKIIFALFLLFSSMFALYQFDFQLTNVKHINISKQYDNSEPNMMFYYDGIIHIADSGVPGIIRYESDGSLSRVSSSMDSPLAVFVDSDGKTYVADENAGLMRCWSCKNLYSDITPSGVSVYNDLVYASDKKSDRLLVVTKSGDFVREFGRRGTLTNEFKTPMDMQFFNGTLYVADSGNGRVERFTSNFTYLDTYGSGKGDVVLAQPKGIFVDSNYVYVADPAGGQVVAYTQDGYPVLVYALNDSPTDVLIQDGKMYVSKHGIGMVFYADLYEPNPRTYVNGLLSSMSPYSKYSENSEVAGALGLGHNQTPASEWRNAKFAFDNGAYGEAFYKAMKLNGSVNIYSLNSNLADQLNSTIYSLAQGSSAKSKIISLLGQENYSGAYNAWATTSKPANNTQNTTNVTSNQTSNQTNQSSIANASLLQARLDSLKESMSVYKITEDTSALESEIALAKNSPGAYDSAALMLEALEQKIQLKIFRIDSALKKISLLGREIAQGGLFVDYSKAKDLMNSANSFAYYDPDKASSIADQGLSEAEKVRSSANWIYIFGFALAGLAVLAAAVLIYFKDRIIRYGKTKNEYKGFKKR, from the coding sequence GAAAATTGAGAAAAATCATTTTCGCGCTTTTCCTTCTCTTCAGCTCTATGTTTGCGCTCTACCAGTTCGACTTCCAGCTCACCAACGTGAAGCACATCAACATCTCGAAGCAGTACGATAATTCGGAGCCGAACATGATGTTCTACTATGATGGAATAATCCACATAGCTGATTCCGGGGTGCCGGGCATAATAAGGTACGAGAGCGACGGATCCCTCTCCAGGGTGTCCTCTTCAATGGATTCGCCGCTCGCAGTTTTCGTGGACTCGGACGGCAAGACCTACGTGGCCGACGAGAACGCAGGCCTCATGCGATGCTGGTCGTGTAAGAACCTGTACAGTGACATCACTCCCTCTGGAGTGAGCGTTTACAACGACCTCGTGTACGCCTCGGACAAGAAGAGCGACCGCCTGCTCGTGGTCACCAAGAGCGGGGACTTCGTGCGTGAATTCGGCAGGCGCGGGACGCTCACCAACGAATTCAAGACTCCTATGGACATGCAGTTCTTCAACGGGACGCTCTACGTGGCTGACTCGGGCAACGGCAGAGTCGAGCGCTTCACATCCAATTTCACCTACCTGGACACTTACGGAAGCGGAAAGGGCGATGTGGTCCTGGCCCAGCCAAAGGGGATATTCGTCGATTCCAATTATGTTTACGTCGCAGACCCTGCGGGTGGCCAGGTGGTAGCGTACACGCAGGATGGCTACCCTGTACTAGTTTACGCGCTCAACGACAGCCCCACGGACGTGCTCATCCAGGACGGGAAAATGTACGTTTCCAAGCACGGCATCGGGATGGTGTTCTACGCGGATTTGTACGAGCCGAACCCGCGCACCTACGTGAACGGGTTGCTCTCCTCCATGTCCCCCTACTCCAAATACTCCGAGAACTCGGAAGTCGCGGGCGCGCTCGGATTGGGCCATAACCAGACTCCGGCTTCGGAATGGAGGAACGCGAAATTCGCTTTCGACAACGGGGCGTACGGCGAGGCGTTCTACAAGGCCATGAAGCTGAACGGGAGCGTGAACATATACAGCTTGAATAGCAACCTCGCGGACCAGTTGAATTCAACCATTTACAGTCTTGCCCAGGGTTCATCGGCAAAATCCAAAATAATATCCCTCCTGGGGCAGGAGAACTATTCCGGGGCTTACAACGCATGGGCAACCACCTCGAAACCAGCGAACAACACCCAAAATACCACCAACGTCACCAGCAACCAGACTTCCAACCAGACCAACCAAAGTTCAATTGCCAACGCCTCGCTTCTCCAGGCAAGGCTGGATTCGCTCAAGGAAAGCATGTCCGTTTACAAAATAACCGAGGACACGTCCGCGCTCGAGAGCGAGATTGCGCTCGCGAAAAACAGCCCGGGCGCGTACGATTCCGCGGCGCTCATGCTCGAAGCGCTCGAGCAGAAGATCCAGCTTAAGATATTCAGGATAGATTCGGCGCTCAAGAAAATCAGCCTGCTCGGGCGCGAAATTGCGCAGGGCGGGCTTTTCGTGGATTACTCAAAAGCTAAGGACCTGATGAACAGCGCGAATTCCTTCGCGTATTACGACCCTGACAAGGCATCCTCGATAGCCGACCAGGGGCTTTCCGAAGCGGAGAAAGTGCGCTCCTCGGCGAATTGGATTTACATCTTCGGATTTGCGCTTGCCGGGCTCGCAGTTCTCGCGGCCGCGGTTCTGATTTATTTCAAGGACCGCATAATCCGGTACGGAAAAACTAAAAACGAATACAAGGGCTTCAAGAAAAGGTAA